From the genome of Lotus japonicus ecotype B-129 chromosome 6, LjGifu_v1.2, one region includes:
- the LOC130722938 gene encoding uncharacterized protein LOC130722938: MPPPPELPGFYYDPEKNRYFPIKGPIPGSSSSSKPKTKTTDLNSSQPSSSKLQQKSRSSYCWKVRNRTTSNLLQGRELGGHHVSASHSFSEEFRKMQASQPAVWKYQGTDKIGISALEHMKVDVKTAEGRVETDVLLTGSINGTLSFCEVGRVGQNFDSGVTWMPDHVKNYVGGKADERYEVPGPVSRPNGASLIMSSRVSCIRLGSKCSSTAVNDDPIVGHALFTTLGSETSGGSLFTLGLVEPLDLGPRILNTWSRLEEIASFKCTLWTAEYDYNRHRASIGTNVGGALVDLETRKTSWFLTCKSDVFAQQIVDSGNVILCGLRNGAIVTADFRAKRERHKHLISNTSSNKKVGSSNKEWFKLNGNIYPSHTIWMPSSISSLVSLQFDDQYFLASSMDGSIRLYDRRLLQRGAVQSYEGHVNSHTCIQLGVDPSERFVMSGGEDCKLRLWSIKSGELLFEDKFSDSVLSTVCHQTCKRTFKADEGNQYKQDSSLGAWLGSHEGLFYMHWL; this comes from the exons ATGCCACCGCCACCAG AGCTTCCAGGGTTCTACTATGACCCAGAGAAGAACAGGTACTTCCCCATCAAAGGTCCAATccctggttcttcttcttcttcaaagcCTAAGACCAAAACCACTGACCTAAATTCATCACAACCCTCTTCCTCTAAG TTACAGCAGAAGAGTAGGAGTAGTTATTGTTGGAAGGTTAGGAACAGAACTACTTCTAATCTGCTTCAGGGTAGAGAGTTAGGTGGTCATCATGTTAGTGCCTCCCATAGCTTCAGTGAGGAGTTCAGGAAAATGCAAGCATCTCAACCCGCT GTGTGGAAGTACCAGGGAACTGATAAGATCGGTATTAGTGCTTTGGAGCACATGAAAGTTGATGTAAAGACGGCAGAGGGTCGAGTTGAAACTGATGTTTTATTGACTGGCAGCATAAATGGCACGCTGAG TTTTTGTGAAGTTGGAAGGGTTGGGCAAAATTTTGACAGTGGTGTAACGTGGATGCCAGATCATGTGAAGAATTATGTTGGAGGGAAAGCAGATGAGCGTTATGAGGTGCCAGGGCCAGTTTCCAGACCTAATGGAGCTTCACTGATTATGTCCTCAAGAGTATCCTGTATAAGATTGGGTTCAAAGTGCTCTTCCACTGCTGTGAATGATGATCCTATTGTTGGACATGCGTT ATTTACTACTTTGGGGTCAGAGACATCAGGTGGATCACTTTTTACTCTTGGTCTTGTTGAACCATTAGATCTTGGACCAAGAATACTGAACACATGGAGCAGACTGGAGGAAATTGCTTCCTTCAAGTGTACCCTTTGGACAGCAGAATATGATTATAATAGACATCGGGCTTCAATAG GTACTAATGTGGGAGGTGCTTTGGTGGATCTTGAAACTAGGAAGACGTCATGGTTTTTAACTTGTAAAAGTGATGTTTTTGCTCAGCAGATAGTTGATTCA GGAAATGTGATTTTATGTGGACTTAGAAATGGGGCCATTGTCACTGCAGATTTTCGTGCGAAAAGAGAGAGACATAAGCATTTGATATCTAATACATCTTCAAATAAGAAAGTTGGAAGTTCTAATAAAGAATGGTTCAAG CTCAATGGAAACATATATCCTTCTCATACCATTTGGATGCCTTCATCTATATCCAG CTTGGTGTCACTTCAGTTTGATGATCAGTACTTCTTGGCAAGCTCCATGGATGGATCG ATAAGACTCTATGATCGCCGCCTGCTCCAGAGGGGTGCTGTCCAATCTTATGAAGGGCATGTGAATTCTCATACATGTATACAGCTTGGTGTTGATCCATCTGAGAGATTTGTTATGTCAG GAGGGGAGGATTGCAAGCTACGGTTATGGAGCATCAAGTCTGGCGAGCTTCTTTTTGAAGATAAGTTCTCAGATTCAGTTCTCTCTACCGTGTGCCATCAAACATGCAAAAGGA CTTTTAAAGCAGATGAAGGAAATCAATACAAGCAGGACTCTTCTTTGGGTGCATGGCTTGGATCACATGAAGGACTATTTTATATGCATTGGTTATGA
- the LOC130722940 gene encoding isoflavone 3'-hydroxylase-like: MESLVYYSLLSLLFILTLTFILLQNQSRRLRNLPPGPPTIPVIGNLHHLKPPIHRTFTALSHKYGDIMSLWFGSRLVIVVSSPSLVQECFNKNDLVLANRPRFLTGKYIFYNYSTVGSVSYGEHWRNLRRITTIDVLSNHRLNSFLAIRTDEANRLVQKLSQDITTAGSGSGFAKVELRCRLTEMSFNAVMRMISGKRYYGDDTDATDVEEARQFREIVSEMHSLMGANNKGDFLPLLRLFDFDGLEKRLKSIAKRADAFLQGLIEEHRSGKHRRGGGHDSMIEHLLKLQESQPEYYSDLMIKGLIQSMLLAGTDTSAVTIEWVMSELLNHPQVLKKAKNELDTQIGKDQLVQEQDLSKLPYLQNIISETFRLHPPAPLLLPHYSSEDCTVGGYNIPKDTIVLTNAFLIHRDPKYWSDATNFKPERFDKEGEINKLIAFGLGRRACPGMSLAQRTVGLTAGLLVQCFEWERETEEKLEMREDKGITMPMLVPFQALCKVR, encoded by the exons ATGGAATCATTAGTGTACTACTCCCTCCTCTCCCTACTTTTCATCCTCACCCTCACATTTATCCTCCTCCAAAACCAATCAAGACGCCTCAGAAACCTTCCTCCAGGACCACCCACCATCCCGGTCATCGGCAACCTCCACCACCTCAAGCCGCCAATCCACCGCACCTTCACCGCCCTCTCCCACAAGTATGGTGACATCATGTCCCTCTGGTTCGGCTCCCGCCTCGTCATTGTCGTCTCCTCTCCTTCACTAGTTCAGGAATGCTTCAACAAAAACGACCTCGTCCTTGCCAACCGCCCTCGCTTCCTCACCGGCAAGTACATCTTCTACAACTACTCCACTGTCGGCTCCGTCTCCTATGGCGAACACTGGCGCAACCTCCGCCGCATCACCACCATCGACGTCCTCTCCAACCACCGCCTCAACTCCTTCCTCGCGATCCGCACGGACGAGGCCAATAGGCTCGTGCAGAAGCTCAGCCAAGACATCACCACCGCCGGCTCCGGTAGTGGTTTCGCGAAGGTAGAGCTGAGGTGTAGGCTGACGGAGATGTCGTTCAACGCCGTGATGAGGATGATTTCAGGGAAGAG GTACTACGGGGATGACACTGACGCGACAGACGTGGAGGAAGCGAGGCAGTTCAGGGAGATTGTGTCGGAGATGCATTCGCTGATGGGGGCGAACAACAAGGGTGATTTTTTGCCGCTGCTGCGTTTGTTCGATTTCGATGGGTTGGAGAAGAGGCTGAAGAGCATTGCCAAGAGGGCTGATGCGTTCTTGCAGGGGCTGATTGAGGAGCACCGGAGTGGGAAGCATCGCCGGGGCGGCGGGCATGACTCCATGATTGAGCATCTGTTGAAGCTGCAGGAGTCTCAACCGGAGTATTATTCCGATCTCATGATCAAAGGTCTTATTCAG TCAATGCTTCTAGCTGGAACAGATACATCAGCTGTGACCATAGAATGGGTGATGTCTGAATTGTTGAACCATCCACAAGTATTGAAGAAAGCAAAGAATGAATTAGACACACAAATTGGAAAAGACCAATTGGTACAAGAGCAAGATTTGTCAAAACTCCCATACCTTCAAAACATCATATCTGAGACATTTAGATTGCATCCTCCTGCTCCATTACTCTTACCACATTACTCTTCAGAGGATTGCACTGTTGGAGGATACAATATTCCAAAAGACACCATTGTGTTAACTAATGCATTTCTCATTCATAGAGATCCTAAATATTGGAGTGATGCCACAAATTTTAAGCCTGAAAGATTTGACAAAGAAGGGGAAATAAACAAGTTGATTGCATTTGGGCTTGGAAGAAGGGCCTGTCCTGGGATGAGCTTGGCCCAACGCACGGTGGGCCTCACTGCGGGATTGTTGGTCCAGTGCTTTGAGTGGGAACGGGAAACTGAGGAGAAGCTTGAAATGAGGGAGGACAAAGGAATCACCATGCCAATGCTTGTTCCATTTCAGGCCTTGTGTAAAGTACGATGA
- the LOC130725604 gene encoding CLAVATA3/ESR (CLE)-related protein TDIF-like, with protein MAGDIAAFPYSTTRMTLFFFSLLLASHFAMAVPQRAFSSLSTSTKDNNTKKKNTTVVAATSARSEEGSTQQNLKTTSSVTPKQPLKGIREHSHRAPRPPTQRRNKIFNGSEHEVPSGPNPISNR; from the coding sequence ATGGCTGGTGATATTGCAGCATTTCCCTACTCCACCACTCGCAtgaccctcttcttcttctctttgctCTTAGCTTCTCACTTCGCCATGGCTGTCCCTCAACGCGCTTTCTCTTCTTTAAGTACTTCTACAAAAGACAATAACACCAAGAAGAAGAACACTACTGTGGTAGCTGCAACTTCAGCTAGATCAGAAGAAGGAAGCACACAACAAAATCTCAAGACAACAAGTAGTGTCACGCCAAAGCAACCACTCAAAGGAATTAGAGAACACTCTCATCGAGCTCCACGGCCTCCAACGCAAAGGCGAAACAAGATCTTCAATGGCAGTGAGCATGAAGTCCCTAGTGGTCCAAACCCCATTTCAAACAGGTAA